In Bacteroidales bacterium, the following are encoded in one genomic region:
- a CDS encoding tetratricopeptide repeat protein, protein MDPNIQRFVLFLFLFFPLLSYGQDHEPKHDSIMQLIEDAQNDSVKATHYLSLGNLYAYSHQDSAISYYQQAFNLCREGGFTRLAGKCLNYIAVIYIYRSEYDKTIDYLNRSIALKKQAGDTGGMANGYNNLGVIHKNQGNFGKAMEYLQKATRLRHALAPRLTDSSRIINNTEKLGQACNNQGNIHYQFGDYSRAVGFYKRALEHFEKIDNSKGISSCYNNIGNVFEEQQNYDKAKDYYTRALDLNRELNEIRNIGTCLNNLGEIHLKQSQIRQARTHFQKSLKYREKANDKRGISAVYSNLAMVNLKNRNYSKSLDQLHKALKLDNEIGDKKGMAEDMITLARVYLKQDRLNQATDFALQGKRISDTIQAPLQEKSALQILAQIYEKRGDYRRALQYTRDFEEIEDRLFNKEKNQQIEELETKYQLEKKQEEIHRQEELLDRKENLIRKQQVQKYAYIGGIVFVLAISVLIYVNYRQKRNINKLLMEQNEEIESQNEELIQQNEEIRNQRDELERQRNLAHEQRSEIAVKNDEIASSIQYAKTIQSGLLMSERAIRQMLPDHFMLFKPRDIVSGDFYWLHQKNGQVMFAVVDCTGHGVPGAFMSLLGMSFLNDVVQERNQPQAGDVLNRLRTKVIHALRQNVPDTDNRNNIDIALCIWDKENRQLQYAGAYNPLYLVRNGELEEYKANRTTIGIESKLEESFTTQHIQLQQGDTIYLFTDGYPDQLDEKQHEKMNISRFKSLIKDLAPLELQCQKIRLDDHFENWKGQYEQVDDVLVMGVRF, encoded by the coding sequence ATGGACCCAAACATCCAACGTTTTGTTCTTTTTCTTTTTCTTTTTTTTCCTCTTCTATCCTATGGGCAGGATCACGAACCCAAGCATGATTCAATCATGCAGCTCATTGAGGATGCCCAAAACGATTCCGTCAAAGCCACTCATTACCTGAGCCTGGGCAATCTTTATGCATATAGCCATCAGGATTCTGCCATAAGCTATTATCAGCAGGCTTTCAATCTTTGCCGGGAGGGGGGATTCACCAGGCTTGCAGGTAAATGTCTCAATTACATTGCCGTTATCTACATCTACCGGTCTGAATACGACAAGACCATCGATTATCTGAATCGTTCCATAGCCCTGAAGAAGCAGGCTGGCGATACCGGAGGCATGGCCAACGGGTACAACAACCTGGGGGTGATCCATAAAAATCAGGGAAATTTCGGTAAAGCCATGGAATATCTTCAGAAGGCCACCCGTTTGCGTCATGCCTTGGCTCCCCGACTGACCGATTCCTCACGAATAATCAACAATACTGAGAAACTGGGGCAGGCCTGCAACAACCAGGGCAATATCCATTATCAGTTCGGCGATTATTCCAGGGCAGTGGGTTTTTACAAACGGGCATTGGAACACTTTGAAAAGATCGACAATTCCAAGGGAATTTCGAGTTGTTACAACAACATTGGCAATGTATTTGAAGAACAACAGAATTACGATAAGGCGAAGGATTACTATACCCGGGCTTTGGATCTGAACCGTGAGCTTAATGAGATACGCAATATCGGCACTTGTTTGAACAACCTGGGCGAGATTCATTTAAAGCAGAGTCAGATCAGGCAGGCCCGGACCCATTTTCAGAAATCCCTCAAATACAGAGAAAAAGCCAATGACAAGCGGGGCATATCGGCTGTATATTCCAACCTGGCCATGGTCAACCTGAAAAACAGGAATTATAGTAAATCCCTTGATCAACTGCATAAGGCCCTGAAATTGGACAATGAGATAGGAGACAAAAAAGGCATGGCAGAGGATATGATCACCCTGGCCAGGGTTTATCTGAAACAGGACAGATTGAACCAGGCCACTGATTTTGCCCTACAAGGCAAGCGGATATCCGATACCATTCAGGCTCCTTTGCAGGAGAAGTCGGCCCTGCAGATCCTTGCTCAGATATATGAAAAGAGAGGGGATTACCGCAGGGCCTTACAATATACCCGGGATTTTGAAGAAATTGAGGATCGGTTGTTCAATAAAGAGAAGAATCAGCAGATTGAAGAACTGGAAACCAAATATCAGCTTGAGAAGAAACAGGAAGAGATCCACCGGCAGGAGGAGCTTCTCGACAGGAAGGAAAACCTCATTCGCAAGCAGCAGGTTCAGAAATATGCCTATATAGGCGGCATTGTATTTGTATTGGCCATATCGGTATTGATATATGTTAACTATCGGCAAAAGCGGAACATCAACAAGTTGTTGATGGAGCAAAACGAGGAGATTGAAAGTCAGAATGAAGAGTTGATCCAGCAAAATGAGGAGATACGCAATCAGCGGGATGAGTTGGAAAGGCAGCGCAACCTGGCCCATGAGCAGCGTAGCGAGATTGCAGTCAAGAACGATGAGATCGCCTCGAGCATTCAGTACGCCAAAACCATCCAATCGGGTTTGCTGATGTCTGAGCGTGCCATCCGCCAGATGCTGCCGGATCATTTCATGTTGTTTAAGCCCAGGGACATTGTAAGTGGCGATTTTTACTGGTTACATCAGAAGAATGGACAGGTGATGTTTGCTGTGGTGGATTGTACCGGGCATGGGGTTCCCGGTGCCTTTATGAGCCTTCTGGGGATGTCCTTCCTTAATGATGTGGTTCAGGAACGGAATCAGCCCCAAGCGGGAGATGTGCTCAACCGTTTAAGGACCAAGGTGATCCATGCACTGCGCCAGAATGTGCCCGACACGGACAACCGCAACAATATAGATATTGCTTTGTGCATATGGGATAAGGAGAACCGGCAGCTTCAGTATGCCGGAGCTTACAATCCTCTTTACCTGGTGCGTAATGGTGAATTGGAAGAATACAAGGCCAACCGGACGACCATCGGTATAGAGAGCAAGTTGGAAGAGTCATTTACAACCCAACATATTCAGCTTCAGCAGGGCGATACGATCTATTTGTTCACCGATGGCTATCCCGATCAATTAGATGAGAAGCAGCATGAAAAGATGAACATTTCCCGGTTCAAAAGCCTGATAAAGGATCTTGCACCCCTCGAGCTGCAATGCCAGAAGATCCGGCTGGATGATCATTTTGAGAACTGGAAAGGTCAGTATGAACAGGTAGATGATGTATTGGTGATGGGGGTGAGATTCTGA